A region of Nocardioides sp. JS614 DNA encodes the following proteins:
- a CDS encoding tyrosine-type recombinase/integrase, whose translation MSRDLEQLQIERLGCVRSGGSGVAWLVYDDAGDAVRPIAEFLRDFAARGNSRGSVRSYAYGLLRWWRWLAAVGVEWDRATQAEVRDLTLWLQLHPKPRRSQRTVSAATAGTVNQVTGKRYLDDHYAARTIRHSNAVVSSFYEFWGEQGLGPVVNPVARDHRGQGRSNAHHNPMERFRPEGRVRHNPKVPRRQPRALPDQAWANLFDAMGSNRDRALLALAISNGARAAEVLGLRGCDVDWGNQQVRVIRKGSRAEQWLPGSNDAFVWLRLYLAEIGGVGPADPLWVTLRRRRDADGKLARIPLSYEALRAVLRRANAKLGTNWSMHDLRHTCALRMAADEHVSLRDVQTILGHAHLETTAEIYLVEDERHTVERVAEHLARLAKPKPAPEPVDRGYRAADLAVLFGDGVLP comes from the coding sequence TTGTCGCGTGATCTCGAACAACTGCAGATTGAGCGCTTGGGTTGCGTTCGCTCCGGTGGCTCCGGTGTTGCCTGGCTGGTCTACGACGACGCGGGCGATGCGGTTCGCCCGATCGCGGAGTTCCTCCGGGACTTCGCAGCGCGGGGCAATAGTCGGGGCAGCGTGCGGTCCTATGCCTATGGGCTGCTTCGGTGGTGGCGCTGGCTCGCGGCGGTCGGCGTGGAGTGGGACCGAGCCACCCAAGCAGAAGTACGTGACCTGACATTGTGGCTGCAGTTGCATCCTAAGCCGCGCCGGTCACAGCGGACCGTCTCAGCAGCGACAGCCGGGACGGTGAACCAGGTGACCGGCAAGCGCTACCTGGACGACCACTACGCGGCACGTACGATCCGGCACAGCAACGCGGTGGTCTCCTCGTTCTACGAGTTCTGGGGCGAGCAGGGGTTGGGTCCGGTGGTGAACCCGGTGGCGCGCGACCATCGCGGCCAGGGACGTTCGAACGCGCATCACAACCCGATGGAGCGGTTCCGTCCCGAGGGTCGGGTCCGGCACAACCCGAAGGTCCCGCGGCGTCAGCCGCGGGCGCTGCCGGACCAAGCCTGGGCAAATCTGTTCGACGCGATGGGCTCGAACCGGGACCGTGCGCTGCTGGCGTTGGCAATCAGCAACGGCGCCCGCGCGGCGGAGGTCCTCGGCCTGCGCGGCTGCGACGTGGACTGGGGCAACCAGCAGGTCCGGGTGATCCGCAAGGGCAGCCGTGCCGAGCAGTGGCTGCCGGGCAGCAACGACGCGTTCGTGTGGCTGCGGCTCTATCTGGCCGAGATCGGTGGCGTCGGCCCGGCTGACCCGCTGTGGGTGACGCTGCGCAGACGACGTGACGCCGACGGCAAGTTGGCCCGGATCCCGTTGAGCTACGAGGCGCTTCGGGCGGTGCTGCGCCGCGCAAACGCGAAGCTGGGCACCAACTGGAGCATGCACGACCTGCGCCACACCTGCGCGTTGCGGATGGCCGCCGACGAGCACGTCTCGCTGCGCGACGTCCAGACGATCCTGGGCCATGCCCACCTGGAAACGACCGCGGAGATCTATCTCGTCGAGGACGAGCGCCACACCGTGGAGCGGGTCGCCGAACACCTGGCCCGTCTGGCCAAGCCGAAGCCAGCCCCGGAGCCTGTCGACCGCGGCTACCGGGCCGCCGACCTGGCGGTGCTGTTCGGTGACGGGGTACTGCCTTGA
- a CDS encoding DUF932 domain-containing protein produces the protein MAHEIETHGTQAAAVFARKDAWHRLGTTVRDRAFTAEEAMRLGHLGGWYVRKLPLTTAEVSEVGVTAIEVPGFATVRTNPFTGAPEALGVVGGGYTPLQNEDHAEFLNLLAEESGAIFDTAGSLRGGRQVFITMQLPDSLTVGGTDRVDLNIAALNSHDGSSAFRILVTPVRVVCANTQSAALRNHESSFSIRHTRNAKAAVQAARDALGLTFTYVDAFQVEAERLIQQTMTDAAFDALIDATFGKAEANGTKRVRETERRRRSRLHWLFADADTQAGIRATAWAGYQAVAEYVDHYAPVRTKGDEHAARATRVLTSDDPDRIKRRAWTALAPA, from the coding sequence ATGGCCCACGAGATCGAGACCCACGGCACGCAGGCAGCAGCCGTCTTCGCCCGCAAGGACGCCTGGCACCGCCTGGGCACCACCGTCCGCGACCGCGCGTTCACCGCCGAGGAGGCCATGCGGCTCGGCCACCTGGGCGGCTGGTACGTCCGCAAGTTGCCGCTCACCACCGCCGAGGTCAGCGAGGTCGGCGTCACCGCGATCGAGGTCCCCGGCTTCGCCACGGTGCGCACCAACCCGTTCACCGGGGCACCCGAGGCGCTCGGCGTCGTCGGCGGCGGCTACACCCCGCTGCAGAACGAGGACCACGCCGAGTTCCTGAACCTGCTGGCCGAGGAGTCGGGCGCGATCTTCGACACCGCCGGTTCGCTGCGCGGCGGTCGGCAGGTGTTCATCACCATGCAGCTGCCGGACTCGCTCACGGTCGGCGGCACCGACCGCGTCGACCTGAACATCGCGGCGCTCAACAGTCACGACGGCTCCAGCGCGTTCCGCATCCTCGTCACCCCGGTCCGCGTCGTGTGCGCGAACACCCAGAGCGCGGCCCTGCGCAACCACGAGTCGTCGTTCTCGATCCGGCACACCCGCAACGCCAAGGCCGCCGTCCAGGCCGCCCGCGACGCGCTCGGGCTGACGTTCACCTACGTCGACGCGTTCCAGGTCGAGGCCGAGCGGCTGATCCAGCAGACCATGACCGACGCTGCGTTCGACGCCCTGATCGACGCCACGTTCGGCAAGGCCGAGGCCAACGGCACCAAGCGGGTCCGCGAGACCGAGCGCCGCCGCCGCTCCCGGCTGCACTGGCTGTTCGCCGACGCCGACACGCAGGCCGGCATCCGCGCCACGGCGTGGGCCGGCTACCAGGCCGTGGCCGAGTACGTCGACCACTACGCCCCGGTCCGCACCAAGGGCGACGAGCACGCCGCCCGGGCCACGCGGGTGCTCACCAGCGACGACCCCGACCGGATCAAGCGACGCGCCTGGACCGCGCTCGCTCCGGCCTGA
- a CDS encoding DUF4192 domain-containing protein produces MFEITRQARTPVRRPSWAHTSISRPPLVVRSTWPEESIVLVPFRPGLPITRVDLPKTAADREEVWDALRGPYGRHARPGARLAILCFTEDRRSAELASQHLSNHLDTVGITTHIRLWADGERWREFNTGQTGLQTPATAERIAAATVLTGAAQPAASRASLAASMVGDREPIAQLIPVARAAAAGSTPAFERDWALDRLEQFHTDGNRISDVDGARMLVALETISTRDALWEDMSRENHTSHMALWNDLTRRAPDEVRAAPASMLGFASWLHGDGAKAWCALDQVPADRPYSMAAIVASALQNGIHPREWERYQTQMRDLAGELDESFVPKPPEHPRDLPSTQPITDRPAPGR; encoded by the coding sequence TTGTTCGAGATCACGCGACAAGCCAGGACTCCCGTACGACGACCATCATGGGCGCATACATCTATCAGCCGGCCCCCGCTGGTAGTCCGGTCAACATGGCCTGAGGAGTCGATCGTCCTCGTGCCCTTCCGGCCCGGGCTCCCCATCACCCGCGTCGACCTGCCGAAGACGGCCGCCGACCGCGAGGAGGTCTGGGACGCCCTCCGCGGCCCCTACGGCCGCCACGCCCGCCCCGGAGCGCGCCTGGCGATCCTCTGCTTCACCGAGGACCGCCGCAGCGCCGAGCTGGCCAGCCAGCATCTGTCCAACCACCTCGACACCGTGGGTATCACCACGCACATCCGGCTGTGGGCGGACGGGGAGCGGTGGCGTGAGTTCAACACCGGCCAGACCGGACTTCAGACCCCGGCGACCGCCGAGCGGATCGCGGCCGCGACCGTGCTGACCGGCGCCGCCCAGCCGGCCGCGAGCCGGGCCTCCCTGGCCGCGTCCATGGTCGGGGACCGTGAGCCGATCGCCCAGCTGATCCCCGTGGCCCGGGCCGCGGCCGCGGGCAGCACTCCCGCCTTCGAGCGGGACTGGGCACTGGACCGGCTCGAGCAGTTCCACACCGACGGCAACCGGATCTCCGACGTCGACGGCGCACGGATGCTGGTGGCCCTGGAGACGATCAGCACCCGCGACGCGCTGTGGGAGGACATGAGCAGGGAGAACCACACCTCCCACATGGCCCTCTGGAACGACCTGACCCGACGCGCCCCCGACGAGGTCCGCGCGGCGCCGGCCTCCATGCTCGGCTTCGCCAGCTGGCTGCACGGCGATGGCGCCAAGGCCTGGTGCGCCCTCGACCAGGTGCCCGCCGACCGGCCCTACTCCATGGCCGCCATCGTCGCCTCGGCCCTGCAGAACGGCATCCACCCGCGCGAGTGGGAGCGATACCAGACCCAGATGCGCGACCTCGCCGGCGAGCTCGACGAGTCCTTCGTGCCCAAGCCTCCCGAACACCCGCGGGACCTGCCGAGCACGCAGCCAATCACCGACCGCCCCGCCCCGGGCCGCTGA
- a CDS encoding single-stranded DNA-binding protein: protein MSTTVTFAGNLAEAPELLSTRENKPFVSCRVLVNRRVQNDDGEWVNDEPTAHNVKIFGSAATHVHDSCGSGDPIFVHGLERTESWPDKETGEKRTKDVVVVDNRFGEVGVSLKYVSARIERAARPAQAS from the coding sequence ATGTCCACCACCGTCACCTTCGCCGGCAACCTGGCCGAGGCTCCCGAGCTGCTCTCCACCCGCGAGAACAAGCCGTTCGTCAGCTGTCGGGTCCTGGTCAACCGGCGCGTACAGAACGACGACGGGGAGTGGGTCAACGACGAGCCCACTGCCCACAACGTCAAGATCTTCGGCTCGGCCGCCACGCACGTGCACGACAGCTGCGGATCCGGCGACCCGATCTTCGTCCACGGCCTCGAGCGCACCGAGAGCTGGCCGGACAAGGAGACCGGCGAGAAGCGCACCAAGGACGTCGTGGTCGTCGACAATCGCTTCGGCGAGGTCGGCGTCTCGCTCAAGTACGTCTCCGCGCGCATCGAGCGCGCCGCCCGCCCGGCTCAGGCCAGCTGA
- a CDS encoding HNH endonuclease family protein, producing MRLLYVIVGVVVGVSVLNAPAYGEEERLRDAVRQLSVARETNVGYDREKFQHWIDVDGDCQDTRAEVLIAESRDGTTGGCVVATGEWFSYYDRETWTDASDVDIDHMVALAEAWGSGAKRWTGATRKRFANDLRDRRALVAVTDNVNQSKGDRDPAEWMPQYGQCRYLREWVAIKLRWSLKVNRAERRRLVELAGGCRNKSLRWTPARVVYR from the coding sequence GTGCGGTTGCTGTACGTGATCGTCGGTGTTGTCGTGGGGGTCAGCGTCCTGAACGCCCCTGCGTATGGGGAAGAGGAGCGGTTGCGGGATGCCGTACGGCAGCTGTCGGTGGCTCGAGAGACCAACGTCGGTTACGACCGCGAGAAGTTCCAGCACTGGATCGACGTCGACGGCGACTGCCAGGACACCCGTGCCGAGGTCCTCATCGCAGAGTCCCGCGATGGGACGACGGGCGGGTGCGTCGTCGCGACAGGGGAGTGGTTCTCTTACTACGACCGCGAGACGTGGACCGATGCGAGCGACGTCGATATCGATCACATGGTGGCGCTGGCCGAGGCGTGGGGTTCTGGTGCGAAGCGCTGGACTGGGGCGACCAGGAAGCGGTTCGCGAATGATCTGCGCGACCGACGGGCGCTGGTCGCTGTCACAGACAACGTCAACCAGTCCAAGGGGGACCGCGACCCGGCTGAGTGGATGCCCCAGTACGGCCAGTGCCGGTACCTCCGCGAGTGGGTCGCGATCAAGCTGCGGTGGAGCCTGAAGGTGAACCGGGCAGAGAGGCGGCGGCTGGTGGAGCTGGCCGGTGGCTGCAGGAACAAGTCGCTTCGGTGGACACCTGCCCGCGTCGTGTACCGATAG
- a CDS encoding site-specific integrase, whose translation MTSEQLKVAGPYYREHPELVDQVFAGPHDTAVKDEVLRLVAKLPDWPVTEYASNRLLEGADWVLDWLLIFPGAGWRDRWVAAGADTNPLGWLPERHGEDHRDPKTVRQIAVAGMRTLIVSRVVLPGHEFFATWKTKGYQQVLVQQDPALIARIEAFAEQHQISRRQQRDVWTVLARIMLHTGKDLQDVSAEDLFELRAHYREKHGVPAAGLGQTWTLLAGVGILPKDSSLRAALRVGQRTPAELVDRYGLAPGPVRDLLVRYLAERKTNVDYTTLKSLARMLAGNFWADLERHHPELAGSDTLALPKTTVTAWKERLAVIVAPDGSRRPRADFLDVLLTVRCLYLDLRDWALDDATLAPWVVASPVTRADVAGNKKRKLAHQARIHQRIRERVPLVPRMLARLEQDRRDAEAMLALAKQTPADASFNFNGRTYQRISTRIRGGRGLPPDLAYDVVCVETGERFSVGRTEEDAFWLWAVVETLRHSGVRLEELLELTHLALVSHRLSTTGELVPLLQIVPSKTNEERLLLVTPDLARVLAEIISRLRNRYNGAVPLVARYDNYEATTGPPLPHLFQRDYGSGPTAMSPTMVRVTLREVADRMGLTDTAGNPMHLTPHDFRRVFTTTAVQDGLPLHIASRILGHRHLNSTQPYTAVFQDDLIRTFRTFVDRRRSARPAEEYREPTPEEWDEFEEHFALRRVELGSCARPYGSSCEHEHACIRCPVLRVDPAQLDRLEAIAASLLQRITEAEERGWPGEVEQLTISLRAAQDKILATAPPRKGSVFLGDPAIPPTNAPQA comes from the coding sequence TTGACCAGCGAGCAGCTGAAGGTCGCCGGGCCGTACTACCGCGAGCATCCCGAGCTGGTGGACCAGGTCTTCGCCGGGCCACACGACACCGCGGTGAAGGACGAGGTCTTGCGGCTGGTGGCCAAACTCCCGGACTGGCCGGTGACCGAGTACGCGAGCAATCGGCTGCTGGAAGGGGCAGATTGGGTGCTCGACTGGCTGCTCATCTTCCCCGGGGCCGGTTGGCGCGACCGATGGGTTGCGGCCGGTGCCGACACGAACCCGCTGGGCTGGCTGCCCGAGCGCCACGGCGAGGACCACCGCGACCCGAAGACGGTGCGCCAGATCGCAGTCGCAGGGATGCGCACCCTGATCGTGTCGCGGGTGGTCCTGCCCGGCCACGAGTTCTTCGCGACCTGGAAGACCAAGGGCTATCAACAGGTCCTGGTGCAGCAAGATCCCGCCCTAATCGCCCGGATCGAGGCGTTCGCCGAGCAGCATCAGATCAGCCGTCGCCAACAGCGCGACGTCTGGACGGTACTGGCCAGGATCATGCTCCACACCGGCAAAGACCTCCAGGACGTCAGCGCCGAGGACCTCTTCGAGCTGCGGGCCCACTACCGGGAGAAGCACGGAGTCCCCGCCGCCGGACTGGGACAGACCTGGACCCTGCTGGCCGGGGTCGGCATCTTGCCCAAGGACTCCTCCCTGCGTGCCGCGCTGCGCGTGGGGCAACGCACCCCCGCCGAGCTGGTCGACCGCTACGGGCTCGCTCCCGGGCCCGTGCGTGACCTGCTGGTGCGCTACCTGGCCGAACGGAAGACCAACGTCGACTACACCACCTTGAAGTCGCTCGCGCGGATGCTGGCCGGCAACTTCTGGGCCGACCTGGAGCGCCACCACCCCGAACTCGCCGGGAGCGACACCCTGGCCCTGCCCAAGACGACGGTGACCGCCTGGAAGGAGCGCCTGGCCGTCATCGTCGCCCCCGACGGGTCGAGGAGGCCGCGAGCCGACTTCCTCGACGTGCTGCTCACCGTGCGCTGCCTCTACCTGGACCTACGTGACTGGGCGCTCGATGACGCCACGCTCGCACCATGGGTGGTGGCCTCACCAGTCACCCGCGCCGACGTGGCCGGCAACAAGAAACGGAAGCTGGCCCATCAAGCCCGCATCCACCAGCGCATCCGCGAACGAGTGCCGCTGGTCCCGCGGATGCTCGCCAGGCTGGAACAGGACCGCCGCGACGCCGAGGCGATGCTGGCCCTGGCCAAGCAGACACCTGCCGATGCCTCATTCAACTTCAACGGTCGCACCTATCAGCGGATCAGCACCCGGATCCGTGGCGGCCGCGGCCTACCTCCCGACCTGGCCTACGACGTGGTCTGCGTTGAGACCGGCGAACGCTTCAGCGTCGGCCGGACCGAGGAGGACGCATTCTGGCTGTGGGCGGTCGTGGAGACGCTGCGACACAGCGGTGTGCGCCTGGAGGAACTCCTCGAGCTCACCCACCTTGCGCTGGTGTCTCACCGGCTGTCCACCACCGGCGAGCTCGTCCCGCTGCTGCAGATCGTCCCGTCGAAGACGAACGAGGAACGACTGCTCCTGGTCACCCCCGACCTTGCCCGCGTCCTGGCCGAGATCATCAGCAGACTGCGCAACCGCTACAACGGAGCCGTACCGCTGGTCGCGCGCTACGACAACTACGAAGCCACCACCGGGCCACCACTGCCGCACCTGTTCCAGCGTGACTACGGCTCCGGTCCGACGGCGATGAGCCCAACCATGGTCCGAGTCACCCTGCGGGAGGTGGCCGACCGGATGGGCCTGACCGACACCGCAGGCAACCCCATGCACCTGACCCCGCACGACTTCCGACGGGTCTTCACCACCACTGCCGTCCAAGACGGACTGCCGCTGCACATCGCCTCGCGGATCCTCGGGCACCGCCACCTCAACAGCACCCAGCCCTACACCGCCGTCTTCCAAGACGACCTAATCCGCACCTTCCGAACCTTCGTCGATCGCCGCCGATCAGCGCGACCGGCCGAGGAATACCGCGAGCCCACCCCCGAAGAGTGGGACGAGTTCGAGGAACACTTCGCCCTGCGCCGTGTCGAGCTCGGCTCCTGTGCCCGGCCCTACGGGTCGAGCTGCGAACACGAGCACGCCTGCATCCGCTGCCCCGTCCTGCGTGTCGACCCCGCCCAGCTCGACAGACTCGAAGCCATCGCAGCCAGCCTCCTACAACGCATCACAGAAGCCGAGGAACGCGGTTGGCCCGGTGAGGTCGAACAACTCACGATCAGCCTGCGCGCCGCCCAAGACAAGATCTTGGCCACCGCACCACCTCGCAAGGGCAGCGTGTTCCTGGGAGATCCAGCCATACCCCCGACGAACGCGCCGCAAGCCTGA
- a CDS encoding ParB/RepB/Spo0J family partition protein produces the protein MTDTIQTPADTAADAVQAEEFAYLDPADIIIGTNVRTDLRPDHKEFRKSIKERGVLEAVTVYRNENGQYVLLRGQRRTVTAAEVGTPTGLIPARVVPQPADADRIGDQMVENIHRAGMREAEIVAGVEQLALLGVSAAQIAKRTSIDRPTVNAALAVTKADQTRNRLDSGDLTLEEAAIFAEFEHDPEAVQRLENTKQWRRSLAHEAQRLRDEAAEREADAAEVERLRAEGLPVLSAEEVAEADEVLRIERLVTGEGEPLPEEEWPNVPGARVHVVKEWVYPEDAYDEESEDGTDEEDEDYEPAEPYQQYVPVWVVTDLDASGLRRRGGGSGSTTAESGDEGESEEEAEARREERRRVIANNKAWASAETVRREWLATFVARKTAPKGAEALICEAVVTGHHSLSKAMDHRHPMLFTLLGIDVPTGYYGAGYEECHKIATKASTPKAATMTTLAAVVAAWEATTGKHSWRNPTAWDARVLGALVEWGYQPSEVERILLGEEPQPSTTEDASDNADEASGEARDSAA, from the coding sequence ATGACCGACACCATCCAGACCCCCGCCGACACCGCCGCCGACGCCGTCCAGGCCGAGGAGTTCGCGTACCTCGACCCCGCCGACATCATCATCGGCACCAACGTCAGGACCGACCTGCGACCCGACCACAAGGAGTTCCGCAAGTCGATCAAGGAGCGCGGCGTCCTGGAGGCCGTCACGGTCTACCGCAACGAGAACGGCCAGTACGTCCTGCTGCGCGGCCAGCGCCGCACCGTGACCGCCGCCGAGGTCGGCACCCCCACCGGCCTGATCCCGGCCCGTGTCGTGCCCCAGCCCGCCGACGCCGACCGGATCGGTGACCAGATGGTCGAGAACATCCACCGCGCCGGGATGCGCGAGGCCGAGATCGTCGCGGGCGTGGAGCAGCTGGCCCTGCTCGGCGTGAGCGCCGCGCAGATCGCCAAGCGCACCAGCATCGACCGCCCCACCGTGAACGCGGCCCTGGCGGTCACCAAGGCCGACCAGACCCGCAACCGGCTCGACTCCGGCGACCTGACGCTGGAGGAGGCCGCGATCTTCGCCGAGTTCGAGCACGACCCCGAGGCCGTCCAGCGCCTGGAGAACACCAAGCAGTGGCGGCGATCGCTCGCACATGAGGCCCAGCGGCTGCGCGACGAGGCAGCCGAGCGCGAGGCCGACGCCGCCGAGGTCGAGCGGCTGCGCGCCGAGGGCCTGCCGGTGCTGAGCGCGGAGGAGGTCGCAGAGGCCGACGAGGTGCTGCGCATCGAGCGGCTGGTCACCGGCGAGGGTGAGCCGCTGCCCGAGGAGGAGTGGCCCAACGTTCCCGGCGCTCGCGTTCACGTCGTCAAGGAGTGGGTCTACCCCGAGGACGCGTACGACGAGGAGAGCGAGGACGGCACCGACGAGGAGGACGAGGACTACGAGCCCGCCGAGCCTTACCAGCAGTACGTGCCGGTCTGGGTCGTCACCGACCTCGACGCCTCCGGCCTGCGTCGTCGCGGCGGAGGGTCCGGCAGCACCACCGCCGAGAGCGGCGACGAGGGCGAGAGCGAGGAGGAGGCCGAGGCCCGCCGCGAGGAGCGCCGCCGCGTGATCGCCAACAACAAGGCCTGGGCGAGCGCGGAGACGGTGCGCCGCGAGTGGCTGGCCACCTTCGTGGCCCGCAAGACCGCCCCGAAGGGAGCCGAGGCCCTGATCTGCGAGGCCGTCGTCACCGGCCACCACTCGCTGAGCAAGGCCATGGACCACCGGCACCCGATGCTCTTCACGCTGCTCGGGATCGACGTCCCGACTGGCTACTACGGCGCGGGGTACGAGGAGTGCCACAAGATCGCGACCAAGGCGAGCACGCCGAAGGCCGCGACCATGACCACCCTCGCCGCCGTCGTGGCCGCGTGGGAGGCCACGACCGGCAAGCACTCGTGGCGCAACCCGACAGCGTGGGACGCCCGCGTGCTCGGCGCGCTCGTGGAGTGGGGCTACCAGCCCAGCGAGGTCGAGCGGATCCTGCTCGGCGAGGAGCCGCAGCCGAGCACCACCGAGGACGCCAGCGACAACGCCGACGAGGCCAGCGGCGAGGCGAGGGACAGCGCCGCCTGA
- a CDS encoding ATP-dependent DNA ligase, with the protein MPTTWEPMLAKPAATLPAVGGLLGGTVYEPKWDGYRAILERTGAGCRVWSRKGADLAAGFPEIVQAALERLEPGTVIDGELVVWRDGRLDFGALAPRLAYRGRRRSPADLPPASFLAFDVLVAGDVDLRTKPLRDRRAVLEQLAGSWQPPMQLTPQTADPAEAQRWLTEYDAADVGVEGLVAKGAGQRYLPGQRGWVKFRIRNTREATVGAVIGRVDQPVRLILGLRDAAGTLRVAGATHPLTPRESVELASVLVGTDDHPWPAELGTRQLGRFSREPVAITRVIPTVIVEVEADTAFEHGRWRHLTRYRRLRLDRSS; encoded by the coding sequence GTGCCGACCACCTGGGAGCCGATGCTGGCCAAGCCGGCAGCCACGCTGCCAGCGGTCGGCGGCCTGCTGGGCGGCACCGTCTACGAACCGAAGTGGGATGGCTACCGGGCCATCCTCGAGCGCACGGGCGCAGGGTGCCGGGTGTGGTCACGCAAGGGCGCCGACCTAGCGGCAGGGTTCCCCGAGATCGTCCAAGCCGCCCTCGAGCGGCTGGAGCCGGGCACGGTGATCGACGGTGAACTCGTCGTGTGGCGGGACGGCCGACTCGACTTCGGGGCACTGGCCCCGCGGCTGGCATACCGCGGCCGCCGCAGGTCGCCGGCGGACCTCCCACCTGCCTCCTTCCTAGCTTTCGACGTCTTGGTTGCAGGCGACGTCGACCTGCGGACCAAGCCGCTGCGCGATCGCCGGGCAGTGCTCGAGCAGTTGGCGGGATCGTGGCAGCCGCCGATGCAGCTGACGCCGCAGACCGCGGACCCGGCGGAGGCGCAGCGCTGGCTGACGGAGTACGACGCGGCGGACGTCGGTGTGGAGGGCCTGGTCGCCAAGGGAGCCGGTCAGCGCTACCTGCCTGGTCAGCGGGGGTGGGTGAAGTTCCGTATCCGCAACACTCGCGAGGCCACGGTCGGGGCGGTCATCGGTCGTGTCGACCAACCGGTTCGGCTGATCCTCGGCCTCCGAGACGCCGCTGGCACGTTGCGTGTGGCCGGCGCGACCCATCCGCTCACTCCGAGGGAGTCGGTCGAGCTCGCCTCGGTGCTCGTCGGCACCGATGACCACCCGTGGCCGGCTGAACTCGGCACCCGTCAGCTGGGGCGTTTCAGCCGCGAGCCGGTTGCGATCACCCGGGTGATCCCCACGGTGATCGTCGAGGTTGAGGCAGACACCGCGTTTGAGCACGGCCGGTGGCGGCACCTGACCCGTTACCGCCGGCTGCGCCTGGACCGCTCCAGCTGA
- the dprA gene encoding DNA-processing protein DprA, whose protein sequence is MSTTRTDVDDVDRLARVTLSRTIEPGDVRVTGLVSELGAGKVLGYLEAAGDVESHWGFALAQELGRVDPAQVLEQAAARGIRFIVPGDAEWPTQLGALRNAGALHERGGEPVGLWVRGAHDLRQLAGNSVAVVGSRAATSYGAEQATELSRDLATMGHTVISGLAYGVDQAAHRGALIAGGPTIAVLPGGVDRPYPAAHAQLLEAIAERGLVVSEAPPGAGPTRTRFLARNRVVAGLSEGTVVVEAALRSGALNTAHWTTNLHRPVMGVPGPVSSAASTGVNQLVRLGQASMVTSAQDVITDLTTHANAAATSADGASGELDESFIPGPVSSMRSGVPGPVAPVAAPRR, encoded by the coding sequence ATGAGCACCACCCGCACCGACGTCGACGACGTTGACCGGCTCGCCCGCGTCACCCTCAGCAGGACCATCGAGCCCGGGGACGTCCGCGTCACCGGCCTGGTCAGCGAGCTCGGCGCCGGCAAGGTCCTCGGCTACCTCGAGGCCGCCGGCGACGTCGAGTCCCACTGGGGCTTCGCGCTCGCCCAGGAGCTCGGCCGCGTCGACCCCGCCCAGGTGCTTGAGCAGGCCGCCGCCCGCGGCATCCGCTTCATCGTCCCCGGCGACGCCGAGTGGCCCACCCAGCTCGGCGCACTCCGCAATGCCGGCGCCCTCCACGAACGCGGCGGCGAACCCGTCGGCCTGTGGGTCCGCGGAGCGCACGACCTGCGTCAGCTCGCCGGCAACTCCGTCGCGGTCGTCGGATCGCGAGCCGCCACCAGCTACGGCGCCGAGCAGGCAACCGAGCTGAGCCGCGACCTCGCCACCATGGGCCACACCGTCATCAGCGGCCTCGCCTACGGCGTGGACCAGGCGGCGCACCGCGGCGCCCTCATCGCCGGCGGCCCGACCATCGCCGTGCTGCCCGGCGGCGTCGACCGGCCCTACCCGGCCGCACACGCCCAGCTGCTCGAGGCGATCGCCGAACGCGGCCTTGTCGTCTCCGAGGCACCCCCGGGAGCCGGCCCCACCCGAACCCGCTTCCTGGCCCGGAACAGGGTCGTCGCCGGCCTGTCTGAGGGAACGGTCGTCGTCGAGGCCGCACTGCGCAGCGGCGCACTCAACACCGCGCACTGGACCACCAACCTGCACCGACCCGTCATGGGCGTCCCCGGCCCCGTCAGCAGCGCGGCGTCTACCGGCGTCAACCAGCTCGTGCGGCTCGGTCAGGCCAGCATGGTGACCAGCGCCCAGGACGTCATCACCGACCTCACCACCCACGCCAACGCTGCGGCCACCTCCGCCGATGGTGCCTCCGGGGAGCTCGACGAGTCGTTCATTCCCGGCCCCGTGAGCTCCATGCGGAGCGGCGTCCCCGGCCCGGTGGCCCCGGTCGCCGCCCCCCGTCGCTGA